AAATACCAGCGGCTACGGGCTTACATATCTCACAACCATGCCCTTGTCCTACGGCGTCCAATAGTTCATCATAATTTTGAATGTTACGAACTTTGACAATGTCATATAGTTCTTGACGCGAATAGTCGAAATGCTCACAAATACGTACTTTGACGGTTTTTCCTAACGATTTTAAACTTTCAGTAACTAAATCGGAAACCATTGGTTTGCAACCTCCGCAGCCCGTAGTCGCTTTGGTTGCTTTCGCAACGCTTTTTAAGCTTTCATTGCCATTGTCTATCACTGAACAACAGATGGCTCCCTTAGTGACCGATTCACAGGAACATACAACGGCTTCATCTGGTAAATCCATAACATTGCCCACAGCAGAACCTTCACCTCCTCTAGCTCCAAGAATTAAATCCTCTGGATTTTCTGGAAGTGTCATTTTGTTTTGATATAACTGTAGAAGCATATTGTAATCATCGGCATCACCAACGAGTATGCCCCCCAATAGTAGTTTTCCGTCCTTGGATATATTAATACGCTTATAAATTCCTTGTAGTTTATTTTCAAATACAATGGTATGTGCTTCATCATCGGTAGTGAACGGATTTCCAAAACTGGCTACGTCTACCCCAATTAGTTTTAACTTGGTCGACATATCGATAGAAGCACTCATTTGGGTGTTTTCGCCTAGAATTTGATCAACGGCCACCTGTGCCATTTCATACCCTGGCGCCACTAGACCATATATCATTTTATTGTACAGCGCTACTTCACCAATAGCGAAAATATCAGGGTCCGAAGTACGCATAGTATTGTCAACAACAATGCCGCCTTTAGGGCCTTGTTCCAGCCCACATGTTTTTGCAAGTTCGTCGCGAGGTCGGATACCTGCGGAGATAATAAGCATATCAACAGCTAATTGTTCGTTATCCAAAAATTCCATACCCTGAATACTTCCGTTGCCCAAAATTTGTTGAGTGGCTTTGTTGAGATGTACCGAAATACCCAGTTCGTTCATTTTGGTCTGTAGTGCCAAACTTCCGTCATCATCCAGTTGACGTGGCATCAATCGCGGTGCAAATTCCACTACATGAGGCTCAAGCCCCATATCTTTCACGGCTTTTGCCGCTTCCAGGCCTAAAAGACCACCACCAAGTACCGCAGCTTTACCTCCTTTGATGCTTTCAGCAAATTTCATGGTCTGTTCCAAATCTTCAATGGTACGATATACAAAAACCCCTTTTTTTAAAACCCCTTTTATGGGTGGCACAAAGGGAACGGAACCTGTAGCTAAGACCAAATAATCATAAGCAAATGTTTTTCCACTTAGCGTGGTCACTGTTTTATTGGTGCTATGGATATTGGTTACCCTTTCGTTTGTATAAAGGGTGATGTTGTTTTTTTCATACCATGTACGTGGTGCCAACGTCAATTTTTCAGCATCACCGTTCTCAAAAAACTCGCTCAGATGTACTCGGTCATAAGCTACACGAGGTTCTTCACCAAAAACAATAAGTTGAAATTCTTCATGCTTGGGTTGGGCCACAAACTTCTCGCAAAACTTATAACCAACCATTCCGTTACCTATGACTAGAATAGTTTTCATATCACTTCAATTAAGTTGAACAAAGCAATATTACGTATAATTACGTATTTTTTATATAATTATATCAAAATAATTACGTACCCTTGTTGTGAAATCAGCAATAAGAACTTACAAAAAGTAAAAATGAAACAAGTTCCCTTAACCCCGAAAGTTACTCTGGTGGGTGCAGGCCCGGGAAGTAAAGACCTAATAACCATAAGAGGTTTGAAGGCTTTGCAAGGTGCGGATGTAGTTTTATATGACGCCTTGATAGATAAAGATTTATTGAAAGAAATTCCAAAAAATACTTTAAAGATATACGTAGGGAAACGTTGTGGAAAACACTATTCGTCACAGGAAGAAATCAATACCTTATTGGTGACATATGCCTTAAGCTATGGTCATGTTGTCCGCTTAAAGGGTGGGGATCCGTTTGTCTTTGGTCGTGCATCCGAAGAGATTGATTATGTGGAATCGTTCGGTATTCCTGTTGTTGTTATACCAGGAGTAAGTAGTGCCATTGCTGTACCTGCAAGCCAAGGAATACCCGTTACTAAAAGAGGTGCAAGCAGCAGTTTTTGGGTGGTGACAGCAACGAAAAAGGAAAAAGATTTTTCTAAAGATTTAGAGTTCGCTGCTCAATCTACAGCAACTCTGGTCATTTTGATGGGAGTTCGAAAAATAGCGCGAATAGCCCGTGAAATAAGAAAGTATCGTAGTGGACTTACTCCTATTGCATTAATACAAAACGGTACGTTGAACAACGAATCTTGTATGGTAGCCACCTTAAATGGTATTGATGCCATGGTTCGCGATGTAGACTTTTCCGAACCAGGCATAATCGTCGTTGGAGATGTAGTGGCGGAGCACCCATCGTTCTTTGAAGAAGAAGTGCAACGTGTATTGCATTCTTCATTTTAATCTTGCTTTTTACAAATAATAAGTGATTTCTATAACCTTCCATGGTTTACTCATTTTCGATTTCACAATTTCATCCACATATTATTTTGAAGTCTTAATTTTTTCATCTCATATATTATTTTCCTCATAAAAATACGTAGTAAGACTTAAAATGTTTTATAACTAAGTATAAATACGTATTTATTACTGTATGTTTGTTGAAGAAGAAAGTGTACAACCTTTTAAACATACGATTATGAAATCAACAATTAAGAACCTATTCGGTCTTGCGCTTATAACAGTAGTGTTGACCGCTTGCAGTGGTAAAAAAGAGAAGAAGTCGGCTGATTTGGCCGAAGTCAAAGATGTGCCAAGTGTATCCTTGGAGATCGAGAAACCACAGT
The nucleotide sequence above comes from Flagellimonas sp. HMM57. Encoded proteins:
- the cobA gene encoding uroporphyrinogen-III C-methyltransferase, with the protein product MKQVPLTPKVTLVGAGPGSKDLITIRGLKALQGADVVLYDALIDKDLLKEIPKNTLKIYVGKRCGKHYSSQEEINTLLVTYALSYGHVVRLKGGDPFVFGRASEEIDYVESFGIPVVVIPGVSSAIAVPASQGIPVTKRGASSSFWVVTATKKEKDFSKDLEFAAQSTATLVILMGVRKIARIAREIRKYRSGLTPIALIQNGTLNNESCMVATLNGIDAMVRDVDFSEPGIIVVGDVVAEHPSFFEEEVQRVLHSSF
- the nirB gene encoding nitrite reductase large subunit NirB — its product is MKTILVIGNGMVGYKFCEKFVAQPKHEEFQLIVFGEEPRVAYDRVHLSEFFENGDAEKLTLAPRTWYEKNNITLYTNERVTNIHSTNKTVTTLSGKTFAYDYLVLATGSVPFVPPIKGVLKKGVFVYRTIEDLEQTMKFAESIKGGKAAVLGGGLLGLEAAKAVKDMGLEPHVVEFAPRLMPRQLDDDGSLALQTKMNELGISVHLNKATQQILGNGSIQGMEFLDNEQLAVDMLIISAGIRPRDELAKTCGLEQGPKGGIVVDNTMRTSDPDIFAIGEVALYNKMIYGLVAPGYEMAQVAVDQILGENTQMSASIDMSTKLKLIGVDVASFGNPFTTDDEAHTIVFENKLQGIYKRINISKDGKLLLGGILVGDADDYNMLLQLYQNKMTLPENPEDLILGARGGEGSAVGNVMDLPDEAVVCSCESVTKGAICCSVIDNGNESLKSVAKATKATTGCGGCKPMVSDLVTESLKSLGKTVKVRICEHFDYSRQELYDIVKVRNIQNYDELLDAVGQGHGCEICKPVAAGIFASLYNETANMQQTIQDSNDRFLANIQRNGTYSVVPRVAGGEITPKQLMAMGRIAQKYDLYTKITGGQRIDMFGAKLHELPKIWEELIAEGFETGQAYGKSLRTVKSCVGSTWCRYGMDESVSFAIEIENRYKGIRSPHKMKGGVSGCIRECAEARCKDFGFIAVEGGWNVYVCGNGGANPKHAELFAEKVDKETAIKYVDRFLMYYIKTAAPLTRTAAWLEKLEGGIAYLQNVVIHDSLGIAEELDAEMQRYADTYRCEWKEAVENPEIRSRYTHFVNSNEEDNNIEFVSLREQKMPKAWT